One window from the genome of Natrialba magadii ATCC 43099 encodes:
- a CDS encoding serine hydrolase: MTAADTLDAATIDRIDSFLRERLREDELPGLSLAVTDGDELLYAQGYGSRDLAANDPATPDTVYGIGSVSKSFAALAVAQLVDAGELEYDDAATDYLDIDVPDDVTLHHLLSHTSGYPSLAASEALIARQMEVGESNVPLGSMDDVYAHIEGARDEIAGEPGEHWQYCNSGYTLAGEVVEAVSDESFTDYVEGEILEPLRMERSTYDEETYTSFDDRMTPYFPGDEDDDEDADLEPAALPIREQSAAAGGLLAPVTDLASYLRLHLNGGVTDTSERLLGEDTLSQCYGAYADTPSGPYGYGWRTREVCGHDLIGHGGSIAVSTAAVGFAPEQDLGIALLANASPGYGLTELSQAVFAALVGEDPSEIPFFARRQVLESLAGEYETYRGIKEAEVVVESGALRLRVGGPIEEGSWTPLVPTDLESGEFYVPTVSGERQPVRFEGDGVGAADGGDVSLFIDRWHLHKQ, translated from the coding sequence CGAACTCCCCGGACTGAGCCTCGCCGTCACGGATGGCGACGAACTGCTGTACGCGCAGGGCTACGGCTCGCGTGACCTCGCTGCTAACGATCCAGCGACGCCTGACACCGTCTACGGCATCGGCTCGGTCTCGAAGTCCTTCGCCGCACTCGCCGTCGCGCAACTCGTCGACGCGGGGGAACTCGAGTACGACGATGCCGCGACCGACTATCTCGATATCGACGTTCCCGACGACGTGACGCTCCACCACCTGCTGAGCCACACCTCCGGCTACCCGTCGCTCGCGGCCAGCGAGGCCCTGATCGCGCGCCAGATGGAGGTCGGCGAGTCGAACGTCCCACTCGGCTCGATGGACGATGTCTACGCCCACATCGAAGGTGCACGAGACGAAATCGCGGGCGAACCAGGAGAGCACTGGCAGTACTGCAACTCGGGCTATACGCTCGCCGGCGAAGTCGTCGAAGCCGTCAGCGACGAGTCGTTCACCGACTACGTCGAAGGGGAGATACTCGAGCCGCTCCGAATGGAGCGCTCGACCTACGACGAAGAGACGTACACCAGCTTCGACGATCGGATGACGCCGTACTTCCCAGGCGATGAGGACGATGACGAGGACGCCGACCTCGAACCGGCAGCGCTCCCCATCCGAGAACAGAGCGCGGCCGCCGGGGGCCTGCTCGCACCCGTCACCGACCTCGCATCGTACCTCCGACTGCACCTGAACGGCGGCGTCACAGACACCAGCGAGCGTCTGCTCGGCGAGGACACCCTCTCGCAGTGTTACGGCGCGTACGCTGACACCCCGTCCGGTCCGTACGGCTACGGCTGGCGGACCCGCGAGGTCTGCGGCCACGACCTCATCGGTCACGGCGGCTCAATCGCCGTCTCCACGGCCGCCGTCGGCTTCGCACCCGAACAGGATCTCGGGATCGCCCTGCTCGCCAACGCCTCACCGGGCTACGGCCTCACCGAACTCAGCCAGGCCGTCTTCGCCGCACTGGTCGGCGAGGATCCCAGCGAAATTCCGTTCTTCGCTCGCCGGCAGGTACTCGAGTCCCTCGCGGGCGAGTACGAGACCTACCGCGGGATCAAGGAGGCCGAAGTCGTCGTCGAGAGTGGTGCGCTGCGCCTGCGCGTCGGTGGTCCGATCGAGGAGGGGTCGTGGACGCCGCTGGTGCCGACGGATCTGGAGTCGGGAGAGTTCTACGTTCCGACGGTGTCGGGCGAGCGTCAGCCGGTGCGGTTCGAGGGTGATGGTGTGGGAGCGGCTGATGGTGGTGACGTGAGCCTGTTTATCGACCGCTGGCATCTGCACAAGCAGTAG